The Glycine soja cultivar W05 chromosome 4, ASM419377v2, whole genome shotgun sequence genomic sequence TAATAGGCACAACTTTCCTTCAGAGGCAAAGATACCCGCAACAGTTTTGCTGGCCCGACACAGAACAGTAGGAGAAAGGAAGCTTAGAATATGGGTTGCGGCTAAAGGAGGAATGCAAACCCTAGTGTTGCAAATTGAAAATTGTGAGAGGATGGTTTTATAGCACACTCAACAGGCCAGTTTTTTGTTTATACGGCTTAGAAGCATGCCACCTGTATTATTTTCAGACTAATAAATTCTTGTTCTCGTGTAGTAATAAAATTGAAGTCTTATAACAGCTGGAGTCATTTTGCTACTCGTTTAGTAGTAAAATTGAGTTCTTATGAGTGGAGTCAGCTTAGTTGAGGTTAAATACTCccgctatttaaaaaaattattaccccCCATTcctcaattaaatataatatttttttttcaaaaaaatatttccttttataagattatttttaagttgtctattacattaatttattatttttttttatcaaaatactcTTAATTACTTTATACTAAATgctataaattaataagataaaataattttgtcttGTTGGAGAAGATAGCTAACACACATTTATTAATTAGGTAAAATGTAATTGAATGAAAAGAGTGAGATGATGAATTCTGCTAATTTTAAGGCTTTTTTagcaaaataatacaaatttaattttactaattaagTTAACCAATTTTctgtgaattaattaaaaaagtgttATATTTAGTAACGAAAGGcttaatatttaagttttttttagataGATTAAAAGCAACACTACATTTAttactttttgaaaaatttaaccAAATTACTCTTATCTTGCATAAATACATTAACTGTAGTAATTGAGACATTAATGGTAGCGGTTGAAAAGTTGATGGACGTACATAGTAGTATAGACGTATAGTACTCAAAATCATTAAAttgatgtaaatttttttatacgaCAAATTGATGTAAATTATTTGAGATAAATTTGGAATggaaattttaatgttttattgaaaatttaaaatatcagttAATATGGAAACTATTTCAAtgttaaaatatcaatattttaaaattgatagagtaatttatatgaattttgagttgattttaatttttaacagtGGCAGCAATAAGGTtacttaaactcctttatttgtAGGTTGATTTATTGagttattttaagtttatatcTTGTTACAATTATTGTAGGACCAAAAAATCGATTTATTCTCTCTCTAATTCTTTATATGTTTGCATtgtctaaatatttttatatgatttgttatttgatttgatgataTGTTTATTACATGTTATATACAGcattcttaaaaattaatatttgtttagcattataaaaaaacaaaaaagattattGAGTCATAGCACGAATTAAAACtttcaattattttgatatgatgcagataaatattaaattttaaagtttgtGTTTAATAACATATAGACAAAAATGATTGAGTGTGTTTGATGAATCAAATGATAAAATCTATGATCAATTTAATGCTATGTTCTTTTGATCTTATGTGCAGAGAatgtttgtttatattttataggatcctttggaagaacaaaaataaaaagaggagTCAAAGGATAAAGTTAGTCCTTCAAAAGATGCGTCCAAAGCTATTTCATAATACAAAAGTTTATCTATCTTGTGCGAGATTTGGAGTGCCTTGAGGAAGATAAGTAGAGTGTTTTATTAATATGGTTTGACAAATTGATGACATGCATTTAATATTGCAACTAATGCTCAAATAGACATCTTGATCAACAAACACACAATAGAAAGAGAATGTTGTTTAAACTTTGGAAACAACAATTACTTCCCCATCAAGACTATAAATATTAGAAGTTTTGAAGAACTAAAGTTATGAACTATTAATTCTCTTAAGCATTCCAACttttataaagatattttttgtattCTCAAAAGCTcacaaaatatcttataaatcTTGAGAGAAAAAACTATGAGCTTAATTGTATATTCATCTATAAGACATTAACTTAGTGTATACCTGAACTTAAACAAATCTTATGATTTGTCAAGAGGGGAAAGTAGCTTGATGATCAATAATACTTAGGCTTCAGCTTGAAGATGCTAGTGTAAAAATTACTTTGTTAAGTTAGGCGTAGcttgtaaaaataaaacttgattTTTGTGAAAGTTAATAAAACTTGATATATGGATTGTAAAGAATTAAGCGTAGTCTCAatggttgaaaaaaaatagtataaatttctatggttttctttcttttatttgtctGTATCTAACCCTTGAAttgttaagtttgtttttgaaaatgCTTTATATAGGTTTGTTAATAACAAAAGTGTAAAAACTATCATGTGTTGTTtcatcttaagttttttttttttttaaaaaaactatttctaTAGATGATAGAGTGGTTTTTGAAAAAGGTTTGcacaatttttataaattccaatatttaatctattttttgtgatttttatatttttataatttctttgagATTAGAGGTTGTGCacaaaacaatttcaaaataaCTCAATTCATCTCCTCTTCAATTATTGAAGTCACTTGGTTGAAAATAATGAtgtgtaagaaaataaaaaagaatgttttgaAGTACATGAACTAAAAGGTATAGCTTTGCCAACTGTAGAGaccaaacaaataattaaaccaccattatttatatcttatttaatcttttaatgaTTCCTTTATTATATCATCTACATATTAGATGTTTAGAATAATATTTagctctaaaatatttttataaaatatcttaattgtTTATATATGTTGATTGAACATGATAATTATCCTtattttagttatattattttcttttattttaatttgattctctgatttttatattgtataataaatttatttattttttgacctataatagtaaaaaaaattaataagagtacataattattaaatgaaaagttaaagagttaaattaaaataaagaaaacaaaggatcattacaaaaaaaaaactttaaataaaaccAAAGAAACACATATTCAAGATTGAATTTATCAATATTAatcaataacatttattttttattatcttcaaatgaaacatattttaataaaaatagttaataaaataGACAATTAAcgagaattttataaaaataaatgatactCCTTTCTGtcccaaaataattattgtcccaagtttttttacacaaaccaagaaaaattaataaaaaataaaagagagtaaCAATTTTACTAAATTGACCTTATTACTAATAATTGTTTTATGGAAAGCGATGcaatacaataataattactAGGAGTATAAAgggaaaatattaattaatactatattaaaaaattaaaataataattatttgataacaaattttttcttcttacacGACAATTATTTTGGAATAAGAGTTAGtaatcaaattttttgaaaaaaatattacatacatTAACCCATGATTTATGAGTTTGAGTCTACCCATGACCCAATCGGCATAATTATATGAGCTTGagttttttaagtgtttagGTCGAATTCAATCCGATCCAATTAAGACCTAACCATAAATGCATTGGGTaataacttctatttttttaacttgaccCAACTCATACcatctaattaaatttattattatatataaattaattataaataaagaacacattaattttttagcTCATATCgtttattaaattaaaccaatcatgatttatttttattttttaacttgttatttttatttttgtcttaattttgtttatattttctcATGCTAATACAATACTTTATttctactaaaataaaaatatcgtaTGAGCATTgaaatcattaattatattatccagatattttcacaatttAGTCTCTTTTAAGTGCATTTAGTCATCAAAGTttaggcaaaaaaaaattattattctaaaaaatcttatttttttacaaagtaaaaaataattttttaaatattcaaaccCGATTAACCAATCCGACCCAACCCATTTATAATTGGGTTGATTTgagtttgcaaaaaaaattacacaaaactCGACCCAACCTAATCCCAAGGCTGATCTTTAGATTTTGAGCCCGgagaaatattaaataagattctcttataattaggtattttttttaatattgttttttgttacaatcttataattaagtacttaaaaataaacagtaatttttataatatatatatatatatatatatatatattttattgcattatacaaatataatataatttaacaaatctaaaaaagatatatcatatattttttttttaaatttactgttatcattcaatttatatctttagaaaaaattacatacacataaatatctatatataaGGTAGACATGACAAAATGATAGatattatatctttttaaaaCTCCTTCATACCTCTCTTAGTTTTTATCAAGTGTGGATAAACTTGCATGAAACttgtttaactttttataattttaattcatttatatatttttaaaatattaatttatgttttaatttaattttttttatttggtcccTCAAAGAAAATGTTCTAGCTCTACCATTATCGTCTTTCATTAAAAACACATCTTTTTATATTAAAGcttacatatattttaaaaatactcattttagttttatttccattataattataatttttatttgtgtttcttatcttgtttaaaaatagatatttaagtatattttatcATAGATCCATTATATCATCATATataatagataattaaaaaatcatttaatatgaatttataatattaacacaTTAGAAAACCGATacataaaactaattaaaaaagtaatatttttgaaTCACATAtcacattttaatataaataaaaaataatacataaaataaaataaaatgataagttcaattatttataaaaacaatatggagtatcacaaaattataaaatgaaccCCTTTTAATTCAGAGTCATTGCACTTCCAGATGGATTAATTCACAACCCATAAATTTTTTGACGGAATTGAATATCGGGTCTAATTAAACCCGACCAACCAGTGAACACCACTGTTAACACGGACGGAAGTTAGTAGTTTGTTTTCGGATTACAGCGTAAAATTTACTTGTAGAcactatttattgtttttaatttttatacaaaaaagttaaattttcaagggaaaagaaagaaaaactgtGGGCAGAGAGAAACAGGGGAAATATCGCATTTTGGTTGAAGTAAAATGGTTTTGTTTTGAATATGAATTGTCATGGGTCGTGGATTGGCAGTTTGGCACTGACCAATCcctagtaaaagaaaaaaaaacgtcTTCAAAATTACGACAATTATTATCTGATAAGCTGAGGGTAGTTATAGAGAACAAGGACATGGTTTTCTCTTCACTTCGCAGGTACTTTAGTATGAGGCACCAAAGCTCCAAGGTTCAGGCTTTGTATGAACATTGCAAAACCATCTTATCGCCCTCTGGATCACCCCCTCCTTCGTCCCAAGCTTTGCAGAAGCTTTCTTCGATTCTGGGTATGTCTCTTTTGTTGTTCTCAACGTTCAACTTTGCAGCTTTTTCTCCTTTTaagcaaaaaaaacaaaaaaaaacaaaaaaaaatgtattcttttgttttttagattGGTGAATGTTCAGTTGGTCCAATTGGGGTTTTGGGGGTGTTTTAAGTTGCTAGTGTTGGGAACATTGTTGGGGCGGGGCGAGTTTGGTCTTTTACGGTTAAATTGAAGCGTTATGTTAAGATGATGTTTTATGTTAAGGCATCtaagattgatttgattttgaagAATGAGAATATGCTCCAATAAGactgtgggggggggggggggggggggggaataaACTATTAGGAAAGATGCATGAACTAAGACCAATATAACTTTAAAACTGAAAGCTGCGTACTTGGACTTGTAATAtgggtaattttttattattgcaaTTACTAGTCAGTCTAGGTAATTTACTTCTTCGAGAGGTCCAAGATGAATTGTAGAACGAGGAAGTAGATTTGgccatttttgtttattttttggggtTCTAACCCTACGTAAGCACTCTCGTATTGGAATGATTGCAAAACTGAAAGGATGTTTTGAAGAGTTGATTTGTGGGAATTTGGCATGTTGCTGGATTCTGATGTCACTGATTTTGAGCAATTATTCAATGAATATAGAGAAATATGATAGTGGTCAATTGTTGTCAGGTTTGATTTGTTCTGCAAAATGAACTTCTGTTTTATCTCTGCACATTGTTAAGGTATTTATTCTGTTTCTGCATCATTTTATAAATTGGACGTTTCCTATCAAAATCCAgattaaattttcatattttttgaactttgaaatgCAGATGCTACATTGCTTTGGATAATGGAATCTTGATCTTTGTTAATTCATGACTTGGCAGACACTATTCAACCTGCTGATGTTGGCCTTAAAGAAGAAATTGCAGACGATGATCGAGGGCATGGATTTTTTGGCGCTAATGCACTTAGTAGATTAGCTCGATGGGCTCAACCAATAACTTATGTAGACATTCATGAATGTGATAGTTTTACGGTGAGCTTCACCATTTATTACACACCAGTGACACCACTGTAAGACaactatttatattaatatggtGGTAGTCAACTTTATGCGTTTGTATGTATGTTGCGTTAGTAGACTGCCTCTGCACTGCTGCAAGCTTCATGTCTATGCTCGTGTATGTTTATTGAAGTATGTTTCATTCTTGTCTTCTGAGTACTGGTATCAGGTGTTTATGCTACAATTCATTAATTGAATTCAAATATAGCCTAACTGTTCCTTGTATTCTTTTAATTGGGTTGATCATGACATTTACATTCTGTATGAAATGAgatttacaattaaaataagCGATGTTGATTGGTGCAGATGTGTATATTTTGTTTCCCTACTTCTTCAGTTATTCCTCTCCATGACCATCCTGGGATGACTGTATTTAGCAAACTTCTCTATGGCTCTTTACATGTGAAAGCTTATGACTGGGTTGAGCCTCCCTGCATCATAGAAAGCAAAGAACCAGGATATGCTCAAGGTCTGACTTGTATATTTCATTTACTTATGAGTTGACTTTCTTATTTCCTCCCATTCTTTCATTTACTGCttcttactttcattttttaatttttgtatatgctcttatttttttgttaaggtGAAATTGCTCTTGTTAATTTGTCAATTGAACTACAAATACCTTGTTCCATCATATTGCATAGTGCATATTATCCTCCTTTGGAACCTTATTTTACCATAATGCTTCAAATTATATACTCTAGATCTTcctcaatataaaaatataaataatgctTTTGGTTCAAATGTCTATCTGTCCTCGTATACATCTAGATATTACATTTCTCCTGGCTACATGAGAACCATGAGGACACAAACTTGGTGGGTGATTGGTGTAATAGTATTGGAGGCtatattttgtttcaaatgTTCACTCTGTCTTAGATCTACTGAAAgactatgttttgttttttctaacTCAACTCAAAGggttaattgtttattttggttcatctaatctaatatattataatacaaaACCTGATAACTTACCTTGTCGCTATATGTTTCATCTCTTTATTATCCCTTAACTTTGGTTATCAATGGGTGGAGATGCCGACTGTTTGATATGTCTTTCCCCTTTGTCTACTAATAAAGCGGAAAAAAGAATGACAGTTATTGGAAACTAGTGCCTGTTATGATTGACTAAGGCAGTAATTAAAATCCTTATAAGGCAGATTGCTTacaagtaataaataatttcattatgcTATGTTTTAGCTCTTGGTGGTTTACATTCTTATATATAATCTTCAGTAGagctataaattttttaatattagagAATGTAAAAATCATCATGTTAATGGCTTATACATCCTGCTCTTCTGCATCCTTATTTTTAAGTTACTTGTTAAttgatttcattattattatgctttaattttccttttatgCAGTAAGACTAGCAAAGTTAGCAGTTGATAAGGTCTTGAATGCACCGTGTGATACATCAGTTTTATATCCCAAACACGGTGGAAATCTGCACTGTTTCACAGCAGTGACACCTTGTGCCATGCTAGACATTCTCACACCTCCTTACAGAGAAGAGGAAGGAAGGAGGTGTACATACTATCATGATTATCCTTATTCAGCATTCTGTAAGTAACTGCTTAGCAATATTGCTTGTTTTCTATACATCATAATATATAGCAGTGATCAAGATTTTAATTGCAGACCACATCACTTGATGCAATTGCAACATTTCGGTTGTGGTGATTTCTGTAACCACAGTAGGCCCTGATTGTGGATTGCATCACCCACAATTGGCCTGCTATCACAACTTAGTAGAACTACATGTCATTACGTCAAAATTGAGTTTCTCCTATAAGCTAAAACCAACTCATGCACATTAGCTTTTGGAGAAGTTAAATGAAAGGTTTTCTATAAAAGCTAAGAGCACAAGTTGATTTTTGTTTATGGGAGAAGTTCAATTTATTATACTTCcgtattttcttcttctataaataccTATTGAGAAGTTTAGCTAAACAGACCTTAAGTCATGATTAAGGATTGATAAATTGAATTACAATTCTTAATTCTAAAAGTATATTGATGGTCTTAAGAAGTTAGAATCCTTTTTATAGAACTCACACTCTTTTAGGATGTGAGTCAAATATGAGATTTCCAGGAGTGATTTTCTTGATGCTATGGCTCTGCAGCAGTTGCAAATGCACCTATATGTGACGGGGAAGAGGAGGAATATGCATGGCTCACAGAGTTAGAATCACCTAGTGATCTTTATATGCGCCAGGGGGTATATGCTGGTCCAGCTATTCAGCTTTAGCTCTGCTTGCTTGGATTTAAAAGCAATTGCTTGTTTCCTGCTGTGAAGGGTGGATGATATTAATGCCTGAAAATATACTTATCCCATTTTGCTCCTGGAAGCTAGTGACAAGAGGATCTAAAATGCTGATGGATGGAATGTTCTGGTTTATTTGTGCCTCCTTGTGCTGGATGCATATTTTGAGCAAagattttcgtaaataaatctGCATTTTCTCATTAGCTTGGAACAACAAATCTTTGCTATAGTTACCAGTGGCTATTGTGTTTCATACCATGTTCCCTCATTGTTACAAGTTATAGATGTTCTGTCCCTGCACATTAATATAAGCATAAttgttttgtaataattatcataaatatgGTATGTACAAAACGGATTCCTGTGTAGCCGTAATCAAGTATGGTAATACTTTTAGTATAATGGAAAAAGATGCCCTGGCATCATCAGTCTGTGGGTTGCAAATGACATTCGATTTGCCAATTTCCTGATACAAGTCTGCAATTATGAGCCAAGgttcattttgattttcttttgagaTAGTCTAAGTTCAGGAGACGTGATTTTAGCAAGTCTTTGTAAACGAAAAGCATTTTCCTTTCCCTGTTTTTTAAGGTAAATTTAAgcatttccctt encodes the following:
- the LOC114409633 gene encoding plant cysteine oxidase 3-like isoform X2, with translation MVFSSLRRYFSMRHQSSKVQALYEHCKTILSPSGSPPPSSQALQKLSSILDTIQPADVGLKEEIADDDRGHGFFGANALSRLARWAQPITYVDIHECDSFTMCIFCFPTSSVIPLHDHPGMTVFSKLLYGSLHVKAYDWVEPPCIIESKEPGYAQVRLAKLAVDKVLNAPCDTSVLYPKHGGNLHCFTAVTPCAMLDILTPPYREEEGRRCTYYHDYPYSAFSVANAPICDGEEEEYAWLTELESPSDLYMRQGVYAGPAIQL
- the LOC114409633 gene encoding plant cysteine oxidase 3-like isoform X1, translating into MVFSSLRRYFSMRHQSSKVQALYEHCKTILSPSGSPPPSSQALQKLSSILDTIQPADVGLKEEIADDDRGHGFFGANALSRLARWAQPITYVDIHECDSFTMCIFCFPTSSVIPLHDHPGMTVFSKLLYGSLHVKAYDWVEPPCIIESKEPGYAQGLTLRLAKLAVDKVLNAPCDTSVLYPKHGGNLHCFTAVTPCAMLDILTPPYREEEGRRCTYYHDYPYSAFSVANAPICDGEEEEYAWLTELESPSDLYMRQGVYAGPAIQL